In Harpia harpyja isolate bHarHar1 chromosome 12, bHarHar1 primary haplotype, whole genome shotgun sequence, a single window of DNA contains:
- the CORO6 gene encoding LOW QUALITY PROTEIN: coronin-6 (The sequence of the model RefSeq protein was modified relative to this genomic sequence to represent the inferred CDS: deleted 1 base in 1 codon) → MSRRVVRQSKFRHVFGQPVKADQMYEDIRVSKVTCDSSFCAVNPKFVAIIVESGGGGAFIVLPLAKTGRVDKNHPLVTGHTAPVLDIDWCPHNDNVIASASEDTTVMVWQIPDYVPVRNITEPVVTLEGHSKRVGIISWHPTARNVLLSAGCDNLVILWNVGTGEMLLVLEDMHTDLIYNVGWNRNGSLLVTTCKDKKVRVIDPRKQQVVAERFAPHEGLRPVRAIFTREGYIFTTGFTRMSQRELGLWDPNNFEEPIALQEMDTSNGVLLPFYDPDSSIVYLCGKGDSSIRYFEITDEAPYVHYLNTYSSKEPQRGMGFMPKRGLDVSKCEIARFFKLHERKCEPIVMTVPRKSDLFQDDLYPDTPGPEPALEADEWLSGKDAEPILISLRDGYVPIKNRELKVVKKNILDSKPPPGRRHSHSTCDPDFSRPALEEVLEEIRALKEMVQAQEKRISDLEDKLCQFTNGTD, encoded by the exons ATGAGCCGCCGCGTGGTGCGCCAGAGCAAGTTCCGGCACGTCTTCGGGCAGCCGGTGAAGGCTGACCAGATGTACGAGGACATTCGTGTCTCCAAGGTGACGTGTGACAGCTCCTTCTGTGCCGTCAACCCCAAGTTTGTGGCCATCATCGTCGAGTCCGGCGGTGGGGGGGCCTTCATCGTCCTGCCTCTTGCCAAG ACGGGACGGGTGGACAAGAACCACCCGCTGGTGACCGGACACACGGCGCCCGTGCTGGACATCGACTGGTGTCCCCACAATGACAACGTCATCGCCAGCGCCTCGGAGGACACCACCGTCATG GTGTGGCAGATCCCCGACTACGTCCCCGTGCGCAACATCACGGAGCCGGTGGTGACGCTGGAGGGACACTCCAAACGGGTGGGCATCATCTCGTGGCACCCCACCGCCCGCAACGTCCTGCTCAGCGCAG GCTGTGACAATTTGGTGATCCTCTGGAACGTGGGCACGGGGgagatgctgctggtgctggaggaCATGCACACCGACCTCATCTACAACGTGGGCTGGAACCGCAACGGCAGCCTCCTCGTCACCACCTGCAAGGACAAGAAGGTCCGCGTCATCGACCCCCGCAAGCAGCAGGTCGTGGCG GAGAGGTTTGCCCCCCACGAAGGGCTGAGGCCCGTGCGGGCCATCTTCACGCGG GAAGGATACATCTTTACCACGGGCTTTACCAGAATGAGCCAGCGGGAACTGGGCTTGTGGGACCCG AACAACTTTGAGGAGCCCATCGCCCTGCAGGAGATGGACACGAGCAACGGCGTCCTGCTGCCCTTCTACGACCCCGACTCCAGCATCGTCTACCTCTGCGGGAAG GGTGACAGCAGCATCCGATACTTCGAAATCACAGACGAGGCACCCTACGTGCACTACCtgaacacctacagcagcaaggAACCGCAGCGGGGCATGGGCTTCATGCCCAAGCGCGGGCTGGACGTCAGCAAGTGTGAAATCGCCAG GTTCTTCAAGCTGCACGAGCGCAAGTGCGAGCCCATCGTCATGACGGTGCCGCGCAAG TCAGACCTCTTCCAGGACGACCTGTACCCCGACACGCCGGGTCCCGAGCCGGCCCTGGAGGCGGACGAGTGGCTGTCGGGGAAGGACGCGGAGCCCATCCTCATCTCGCTGCGGGACGGCTACGTCCCCATCAAGAACCGGGAGCTGAAGGTGGTCAAAAAGAATATCCTGGACAGCAAgccccccccgggccgccgccACAGCCACTCCACCTGTGACCCTGACTTCTCC CGGCCAGCCTTggaggaggtgctggaggagaTCCGTGCCCTGAAGGAGATGGTCCAAGCGCAGGAGAAGCGCATCTCCGACCTGGAGGACAAACTCTGCCAGTTCACCAATGGCACGGACTAG